Proteins from one Impatiens glandulifera chromosome 2, dImpGla2.1, whole genome shotgun sequence genomic window:
- the LOC124924221 gene encoding uncharacterized protein LOC124924221, with protein MEKSRSFPQYSSSVAGGEFGFQGRPAGNSCSSSYVFNGPTTKSGGQLGFAGNGSDSELKRKKRIASYNMFTTEGKLKSSLRDSFKWIKNKFSDVRYGL; from the coding sequence ATGGAGAAAAGCAGATCATTCCCACAGTATTCATCTTCAGTCGCCGGCGGCGAATTTGGATTCCAGGGCCGGCCGGCGGGGAACTCCTGCAGTTCTTCATATGTATTCAATGGTCCGACCACAAAATCCGGTGGGCAATTAGGGTTTGCAGGAAACGGGTCGGATTCCGAGctaaagaggaagaagagaattgCTTCTTATAATATGTTTACAACTGAAGGTAAACTTAAGTCATCTCTTAGAGACAGCTTCAAATGGATCAAGAATAAGTTCAGTGATGTTCGTTATGGTCTATGA